A section of the Bradyrhizobium oligotrophicum S58 genome encodes:
- a CDS encoding alkene reductase, whose protein sequence is MSTSKLFEPYKLGPITLANRVVMAPLTRNRAVEGLVPSPLATEYYGQRASAGLLITEASQVSQQGQGYQDTPGIYSKEQIAGWREVTDAVHAKGGRIFIQLWHVGRISHVSLQPNGGAPVAPSAIAAKTKTFVGGTFTDVSTPRALEPSEIPGIVEAFRQAALNAIEAGFDGVEIHGANGYLLDQFAKDGANKRTDAYGGSIENRARLMLEVAKAVSGAIGADKTGIRLSPVTPANDISDSNPQALFDYIVDRLAALNLVFIHVIEGATGGPRDNAPFDYASLRKRFKGAYIANNGYDLALANKVLDADAADLIAFGKLFIANPDLVERLKTGAPLNELDRATLYGGGEKGYTDYPTLKAAQAAE, encoded by the coding sequence ATGAGCACCTCCAAGCTGTTCGAGCCCTATAAGCTCGGCCCGATCACCCTTGCGAACCGCGTCGTGATGGCGCCGCTGACACGCAATCGCGCGGTGGAGGGCCTGGTGCCGAGCCCGCTGGCCACCGAGTACTATGGTCAGCGCGCCAGCGCGGGGCTCCTGATCACCGAGGCGAGCCAGGTCTCGCAACAGGGCCAGGGCTACCAGGACACGCCCGGCATCTATTCCAAGGAACAGATCGCCGGCTGGCGCGAGGTCACCGACGCCGTGCACGCCAAGGGCGGCCGCATCTTCATCCAGCTCTGGCATGTCGGCCGCATCTCGCACGTCTCGCTGCAGCCGAACGGCGGCGCGCCGGTCGCGCCCTCGGCCATTGCCGCCAAGACCAAGACCTTCGTCGGCGGCACCTTCACCGACGTGTCCACGCCCCGCGCGCTGGAGCCGAGCGAGATCCCGGGCATCGTCGAGGCCTTCAGGCAGGCCGCGCTCAATGCGATCGAGGCCGGCTTCGACGGCGTAGAGATTCATGGCGCCAATGGCTACCTGCTCGACCAGTTCGCCAAGGACGGCGCCAACAAGCGCACCGATGCCTATGGCGGGTCGATCGAGAACCGGGCCCGGCTGATGCTCGAAGTGGCAAAGGCGGTCTCCGGCGCGATCGGCGCCGACAAGACCGGCATCCGCCTGTCGCCGGTGACGCCGGCCAACGACATCAGCGATTCCAATCCCCAGGCCTTGTTCGACTACATCGTCGATCGGCTCGCTGCCCTCAATCTCGTCTTCATCCACGTCATCGAGGGCGCGACCGGCGGACCGCGCGACAACGCACCGTTCGACTACGCGTCCCTGCGCAAGCGCTTCAAGGGCGCCTACATCGCCAACAACGGCTACGATCTCGCACTCGCCAACAAGGTGCTCGACGCCGACGCCGCCGACCTGATCGCCTTCGGCAAGCTCTTCATCGCCAACCCCGATCTGGTCGAGCGGCTCAAGACCGGCGCCCCGCTCAACGAGCTCGACCGCGCCACGCTCTATGGCGGCGGCGAGAAGGGCTACACGGACTATCCGACGCTGAAGGCCGCGCAGGCGGCGGAGTAG